In the Pirellulales bacterium genome, CGTTTCAAGGCGACCGACGGTTCGAAGGCGATTCGCGAACGCACAAGGATGAGCCAGACCTTCGCCATTGACAGTCAAATTCCGGCCGATAATATATGCGATGCGTCAACGCCCTGGAAAGGCCTGACCGGCAGAAATCGAGCGAGAATCCATCCTAGCGATGGGCCGTCGCACGGCAGGATGCCAAGTAGGGCTCGATTGTAGTATCGAAGTGCCAACCGGCCGGCCCGTGAATCCAACCCTTAGACGATCTTGGGGAGTGGAAAGAGGGCTGCGGTCAAGATGAAGATCAGTGAAACACTGGGTAAGCTTGGATTGAGCGGAACGAGCCGATTTCTTTTTCTTTTATTGAAACAAACAACGAGTCAGCCATGAGCGAACTATCTGGCCAAACCGCCCTCGTCACTGGTGGCGGCCGTGGAATTGGGCGAGGAATCGTCATCGAGCTTGCCAAAGCTGGAGCACAGGTAGCCATCAATTATCACAGCGATCGAGCGGCGGCGGAGGAAACCGCTGGCGAGGTCGAACGCGCCGGCAGCAAAGCCTTGCTGCTGCCGGGCGATGTCGCAGATTACGATGTTGTTGAGCGCATGGTCGCTGATACTGCTCAAAAGCTTGGTCCGATTTCGATTGCCGTCGGCAACGCTGTTTACAGCGACCGTGAGCCATTTTACGAGGCCGACCTAAAAGGCTTTCATCGAACCGTCGATGTTGCCATGTGGGGATCCTATCACTTACTGCGCGCCGTAGCGAGACAAATGATCGCCCAGCGCACTCCTGGTTCGATTGTGATCGTAAGTTCGCCGCATGCTTATATACCGATTCCACGGGCGATGGCGTACAACATTTCGAAAGCCGCCGTTGATCAGATGGCACGGACGGCGGCAATCGAATTAGTCGACCACCGCATCCGTGTCAATTTGATCACGCCAGGCTGGATTGACACGCCGGGCGAGCGCAAGTTTTTCTCGGACGAAGCGCTGGAGGCCGCCGGTCAAAAATTACCTTGGAAACGGCTGGGGCGGCCCGATGAGATTGGCCGCGGCGTGGTGTTTCTGTGCGACCCACGTAGCGATTATATTACGGGTTCTGCGCTGCTGATTGATGGTGGTGTGACGCTTCCGTGGTGGTCCAACCGAGGAAGCGGGGTTCCGGACTAATCCGCTCGTTGAGCGCAAGCTTGCCATCAAAACCGGCTGTTTGCGTTAGAGTAACTTTTCTCGTGGCAAGCCCTGTGTCTGGCCGCGATGCCGTGTCTGTCGGCTCGCCTTCGACGATTAAACGAGCTATTGCCAAGCGTGTCGGTTTGACTATTTCGTGACGACCGCGACCACGGCTCCATCGATCACCGCTGCGTCGCTCCCTTGCTTGACGACCATTCCGTCAGCCACTTGCAGTCGGCCAGAGGCATCGGCAGTGTGAGTCTTGTCGATGTTGTGAATGAGCTTGCCTGCGGGAATTTCGACAACATGCACGTAGTGCGTAACGATGCCTGGCCCACTGCGGCGCGAGGGATCGTGGATAATTAACACCGAGTGGTCAGGTTCGCCATCGTCATTGGCTCCGTAGCCGACGAGCGTGATCCAATGGCCACCGGTGCGCTGAAATCCCTTCGTGGTAGGATTGAATTTGTACCAACCAATATTGAGCCAGACTGCACCGCCGCTACTGGAAATATATTGTTTCATCCATTCGAGAGAAGGCTTCTCGTCGCTCGGCTTGAAGGACTTGCTGGCCTTACTCCAGCCGCGGTATTCAAGGTGATCGATCGAGTAGCCGCGATCGTTGACGTACTTTTGCAAGCCGCGCATTAGCCGCACGGCAGTAGTCCCGCCGCGGCCTTCAGTGCCCATAAAATCGGGCGATCCGAGCGTGCGAATTAATTCAATCTGCGCGGCCTTCTGCGAATCTCTCAGGGGAACGCCGCCGGTTGGATCGTCGCCATGGCCAGCGCTAATGTCCCGCTCGGCCGGTGGTAACAGTTTCGGAAAACCGTTCTGCGAAAGCCACACTAGCGAATTCGACACTGCCACCGGTCCGCAAAACACGCGGCCGCCCTGGTCGAAGTTTCCCGCTTTGTCGGTCTGGCAAAAATCGGGCATCGTCGCAATCTTGGCGGTGCAGGCGGCGGGAATATCCGTCGTCGTCGCGGCCAACAGCAGACCGGCGAGCAACATTGACAACATGGCGAAAACTCCTCGCGAGACGTAGTTCCGGAGGCCTCGACGGACTAAGATATACGTTGCAAAATGACGTAGATCGAAAGATAGCAAAATCAGTTGACACAATCAAATTTGCGATGCGCACTGGGATACTTTAGATGTTGCATGCGAACGCTGGTTGCTTTCGGTATTTTCAAGGCCTTGCTACTCCCAATGTCACACTTGAAGATAAGCATATTCGTTCGTCCTCGATGGGATTGAATTCGAGAATTGTGGTTGATCGCAAGTAAATCTGAATGCCTTTCGCTTGGCTCCGCACTCGCCGCCGCGATCGTTTGATCTCCCAGCCATTCCCACATGCATGGCGCGACGTGCTGACGCGCCGTGTCCGCCACTATCGGTATCTGAATACCGATCAGCGCGAACGCCTCGAAACGTTTATCCAAGTGATTTGCGCCGAAAAAGAATGGGCCGGAGGCAGTGGTTTTCAAGTCAACGATGAAATCAAAGTTGCTATCAGCGGATATGCTGCGGTGATGACCCTCGGTTTGCCGGAGCCGTACTACTTCGATCGTCTTCGAACCATCATCGTCTATGCTGGCGCGTACCAGCCGCAAAATAGCCGATATGAACAGCACCCCGAACAATTTCTAGAGCCGCGGCTTGGCGAAGCGTGGCATCGGGGTCCGGTCGTGTTGTCGTGGGATGAGATTTCCGGTCAATCAACGCTTCGCCCAGGTAGCAATCTGGCCATTCACGAGTTTGCGCATCACATTGACGGACTCGACGGC is a window encoding:
- a CDS encoding SDR family oxidoreductase; amino-acid sequence: MSELSGQTALVTGGGRGIGRGIVIELAKAGAQVAINYHSDRAAAEETAGEVERAGSKALLLPGDVADYDVVERMVADTAQKLGPISIAVGNAVYSDREPFYEADLKGFHRTVDVAMWGSYHLLRAVARQMIAQRTPGSIVIVSSPHAYIPIPRAMAYNISKAAVDQMARTAAIELVDHRIRVNLITPGWIDTPGERKFFSDEALEAAGQKLPWKRLGRPDEIGRGVVFLCDPRSDYITGSALLIDGGVTLPWWSNRGSGVPD
- a CDS encoding zinc-dependent peptidase; this encodes MPFAWLRTRRRDRLISQPFPHAWRDVLTRRVRHYRYLNTDQRERLETFIQVICAEKEWAGGSGFQVNDEIKVAISGYAAVMTLGLPEPYYFDRLRTIIVYAGAYQPQNSRYEQHPEQFLEPRLGEAWHRGPVVLSWDEISGQSTLRPGSNLAIHEFAHHIDGLDGDVDGTPAIVGQRHRHTWHQIVEAEFERLRRDAFERQASLLDRNRSRP